In Bacteroidota bacterium, one DNA window encodes the following:
- a CDS encoding adenylosuccinate synthase codes for MPVTIVIGSQWGDEGKGKVVDLIAPKHDIVARYQGGANAGHTIAWGDQQFVLHLIPSGIFHEEAVCVIGNGVVIDPVALMEEIKQVEALGVKVEGRLLISHNAHLIMPYHKRIEAAKEGARTANKGEAIGTTGRGIGPSYVDKFARVGIRVVDLLSPDVLREKLRLNIEAKNDVLQKVYGHDRLDVEAIIEEYVDFDRRIDPFVTDTTDYLTRALADNKWVLAEGAQGALLDVDFGTYPFVTSSHPTAGGCCTGLGVPPTAVDRVIGIVKAYSTRVGNGPFPTELDGDPEGVGEMLRSVGHEFGATTGRPRRCGWLDLVALRYTARLNGFTELAVTKLDVLSGIETLKVCTAYQITTPEGQTKVTDRFPNNIATLATVEPLYEEFPGFEGDLGTLSDAADLPLEARDYLTFVEDFLGVKVTVIGTGPKREETLLV; via the coding sequence GCGACGAGGGCAAAGGAAAAGTCGTCGACCTGATCGCGCCCAAGCACGACATCGTCGCACGCTACCAGGGCGGGGCCAACGCGGGCCACACCATCGCGTGGGGCGACCAGCAGTTCGTGCTGCACCTGATCCCGAGCGGCATTTTCCATGAGGAGGCCGTGTGCGTGATTGGCAACGGCGTCGTGATCGACCCGGTGGCGCTGATGGAGGAGATCAAGCAGGTCGAGGCGCTCGGCGTGAAGGTCGAGGGGCGGCTCTTGATCTCGCACAACGCGCACCTCATCATGCCCTACCACAAGCGCATCGAGGCCGCGAAGGAGGGCGCACGCACCGCCAACAAAGGCGAGGCCATCGGGACGACCGGGCGCGGTATCGGGCCGTCCTACGTCGATAAGTTCGCCCGCGTCGGCATCCGCGTCGTGGATCTCCTCAGCCCGGACGTGCTACGCGAGAAGCTGCGCCTCAACATCGAGGCGAAGAACGACGTCCTTCAGAAGGTCTATGGCCACGACCGCCTCGACGTGGAGGCCATCATCGAGGAGTACGTGGACTTCGACCGCCGCATCGACCCGTTCGTGACCGACACGACGGACTACCTCACGCGTGCGCTCGCCGACAATAAGTGGGTGCTCGCCGAGGGGGCCCAGGGCGCGCTTCTGGACGTCGACTTCGGCACCTATCCATTCGTGACGTCCAGCCACCCGACCGCTGGTGGCTGCTGCACGGGCCTCGGCGTGCCGCCGACCGCCGTGGACCGCGTCATCGGCATCGTCAAGGCCTACTCGACGCGCGTGGGCAACGGGCCCTTCCCGACCGAACTCGACGGCGACCCGGAAGGCGTCGGCGAGATGCTGCGCAGCGTCGGCCACGAGTTCGGCGCTACGACGGGCCGGCCGCGGCGCTGTGGATGGCTCGACCTCGTGGCGCTGCGCTACACGGCGCGTCTCAACGGCTTTACCGAACTCGCGGTCACCAAGCTCGACGTGCTCTCGGGCATCGAGACGCTTAAAGTCTGCACGGCCTACCAGATCACGACGCCGGAAGGGCAGACGAAGGTCACCGACCGCTTCCCCAACAACATCGCCACGCTAGCCACGGTCGAGCCGCTCTACGAGGAGTTTCCCGGCTTCGAGGGCGACCTCGGCACGTTGTCTGATGCCGCTGACCTCCCCTTGGAAGCACGCGACTACCTCACGTTCGTTGAGGATTTCCTCGGGGTGAAGGTGACCGTCATTGGCACGGGTCCGAAGCGGGAAGAGACGCTGCTGGTGTAG
- the thrA gene encoding bifunctional aspartate kinase/homoserine dehydrogenase I, which yields MTRDQGQAVIHKFGGTSVGTPGRVRDVVRLIASERYRQRRGQLVVVSSAFGGVTDRLLEASRAAVAREETHRSILGEIRDRHEAALRDLADPAEYATLRADLDALWEQVRELLDGVFLLRECSPRFTDAIISAGERASVPLVAAAFRKAGLPARAIDARELVRTDNRFGEATVDFATTRTLTQVAFGSLPPDVTPIVTGFVAATPEGVTTTLGRSGSDYTATILADALDAGRVVIWTDVNGVLSADPRLVPEAFTLDRLSYQEAAELAFFGAKVLHPRTMRPLVRRSVPLDIRNTMDAEGATTVISDERTGAEGTVKAVTAVRGAALVTLRGNGASGASALAARAFDALATASIDVFLMAQASSEQTVTLAVRGSDADGAQRILQTALSSELERGDLLGVDVEPGAAVVAAVGDFMHYAPGVAGRMFATLGKARINVLAIAQGASDTAISAAVSEADASAAVRALHEAFAMKRTRAHLVLVGAGAVGTRLLTLLDAQYEALLDQQVNLKLVGLATTSQAAYDPNGLPRADVALRDDYTLADLLGAITTARLERLVVIDATASETVARHYPELLRAGIAVVTPNKQAGTLERAYWRDLQSAVRSRRASFLYDTTVGAGLALLASLREAVRTGDRVRRVEGVLSGTLGFVFNALRDGVAFSEAVRQAHLAGYTEPDPRDDLVGIDAARKLLILARELGPDAGFGDLELADVETTSLVPDEFATLPLNRFWERLPELDDEWRRRTEDADGVLQYVSTLDVEAGVLRCVVQAVPVASPLARLSGSTHIAICTTDRYAPEPLIVQGPGASIDITTAVLLADVVRAAQAM from the coding sequence GTGACCAGGGATCAAGGACAAGCGGTCATCCACAAGTTTGGTGGTACGTCGGTGGGCACGCCCGGGCGCGTGCGCGACGTCGTGCGCCTCATCGCGTCGGAGCGCTACCGGCAGCGACGCGGCCAACTGGTGGTGGTGTCGTCGGCGTTCGGCGGTGTGACGGACCGCTTGCTGGAGGCTAGCCGCGCGGCTGTGGCGCGCGAGGAGACGCACCGGAGCATCCTCGGTGAGATTCGAGATCGCCACGAAGCTGCTCTCCGGGACCTTGCCGATCCAGCCGAGTACGCGACGCTTCGCGCCGACCTCGATGCGCTGTGGGAGCAGGTTCGCGAACTCCTCGATGGCGTGTTCCTGCTCCGCGAGTGCAGCCCCCGGTTCACCGACGCCATCATCTCGGCGGGTGAGCGCGCGAGCGTACCGCTCGTGGCCGCGGCTTTCCGAAAGGCGGGGCTTCCGGCGCGCGCGATCGACGCGCGTGAACTCGTGCGCACCGACAACCGCTTCGGCGAGGCGACCGTCGACTTTGCGACGACGCGCACGTTGACGCAGGTCGCGTTTGGCTCGTTGCCGCCCGATGTGACCCCCATCGTGACGGGCTTTGTGGCCGCAACGCCGGAGGGCGTCACGACCACGCTCGGGCGCTCCGGCAGCGATTACACCGCGACCATCCTCGCCGACGCGCTTGACGCCGGACGTGTCGTCATCTGGACGGATGTCAACGGGGTGCTTTCAGCGGACCCACGCCTCGTTCCGGAGGCGTTCACGCTGGACCGACTGAGCTATCAAGAGGCCGCGGAGCTGGCGTTCTTCGGCGCCAAGGTGCTTCACCCGCGCACGATGCGCCCGCTCGTGCGCCGCAGCGTACCGCTCGACATCCGCAACACCATGGATGCAGAGGGGGCCACTACGGTCATCTCTGACGAGCGAACGGGGGCAGAGGGCACCGTCAAAGCCGTTACGGCTGTGCGAGGCGCGGCTCTTGTCACGTTGCGCGGCAACGGCGCTTCGGGCGCCTCGGCGTTGGCCGCCCGCGCCTTCGACGCGCTCGCAACGGCAAGCATCGACGTGTTCCTGATGGCGCAGGCATCGAGTGAGCAGACCGTGACGCTGGCTGTTCGCGGTAGCGACGCCGATGGGGCACAGCGCATCCTCCAGACCGCGCTGTCTTCGGAGTTGGAGCGGGGCGACCTCCTCGGCGTCGACGTAGAGCCAGGCGCGGCGGTCGTGGCGGCCGTCGGCGACTTCATGCACTACGCGCCGGGCGTGGCTGGGCGCATGTTTGCCACCTTGGGAAAGGCACGCATCAACGTGCTGGCCATCGCGCAGGGCGCCTCCGACACCGCGATCTCAGCGGCCGTCTCTGAAGCGGACGCCTCGGCGGCCGTACGCGCGCTGCACGAGGCGTTTGCGATGAAGCGTACCCGCGCCCACCTCGTGCTCGTCGGGGCGGGAGCCGTCGGGACTCGTCTGCTCACGCTCCTCGACGCGCAGTACGAGGCGCTCCTCGACCAGCAGGTCAACTTGAAGCTGGTCGGCCTGGCGACGACCTCGCAGGCAGCCTACGACCCGAATGGTCTGCCGCGCGCCGATGTGGCGCTCCGCGACGACTATACCCTCGCCGATCTGCTCGGCGCGATCACGACCGCGCGCCTCGAACGCCTAGTCGTGATCGACGCGACGGCGTCGGAGACCGTGGCGCGGCACTACCCCGAACTACTGCGGGCTGGCATAGCTGTCGTGACTCCGAACAAGCAGGCCGGGACGCTCGAACGAGCGTATTGGCGAGACCTGCAGAGTGCGGTCCGGTCGCGCCGCGCGTCGTTCCTCTACGACACGACCGTGGGGGCCGGACTGGCGCTCTTGGCCTCGCTCCGGGAAGCCGTACGCACCGGGGACCGCGTGCGCCGGGTCGAGGGGGTGCTGTCGGGAACGCTCGGCTTCGTGTTCAATGCCCTGCGCGACGGCGTGGCGTTCTCTGAAGCCGTCCGGCAGGCACACTTGGCAGGCTACACGGAGCCCGATCCCCGCGACGACCTCGTCGGCATCGACGCGGCGCGCAAGCTGCTCATCCTCGCTCGCGAGCTCGGTCCCGATGCCGGCTTTGGCGACCTGGAGTTGGCCGATGTGGAGACGACCTCGCTCGTCCCGGACGAGTTTGCCACGCTTCCCTTGAACCGCTTCTGGGAGCGCCTGCCCGAGCTCGACGACGAATGGCGGCGTCGCACCGAAGACGCGGACGGGGTCTTGCAGTATGTGAGCACGCTCGACGTGGAGGCTGGCGTGCTCCGGTGCGTTGTCCAGGCGGTGCCTGTTGCGTCTCCGCTCGCCCGTCTCTCTGGATCCACGCACATTGCCATATGTACGACGGACCGTTACGCCCCCGAACCTCTTATCGTGCAGGGACCCGGGGCCAGTATCGACATCACGACAGCCGTTCTCCTCGCCGATGTGGTGCGAGCCGCCCAGGCCATGTAA
- a CDS encoding ATP-binding cassette domain-containing protein: MLHVDQVVKRYGSFTAVDGVSFTAEPGRIFGLLGPNGAGKTSTIRMITCITVPDAGSVTLGGQSVGPASQRRMGYLPEERGLYKKMKVGEQLVYLAQLKGMRRSDAERTCRDWMGRLELGDQWNAEVEALSKGMQQKVQFVATIAHAPDLLILDEPFSGLDPINADLLRDIIQELRADGRIILFASHRLEQVEKLCDDVCLIAQGNVVLSGALRDVKRRFGSNTLTVRFDGPDAWLDGLQQQRLVTVESRSRGAAEMLLAGATPARQVLEAALNAGADVSHFELHEPPLNVIYKLAVERGVSSDLESMVSL; this comes from the coding sequence ATGCTCCACGTTGATCAGGTCGTCAAACGCTACGGTTCGTTCACCGCAGTTGACGGCGTGTCCTTTACGGCCGAGCCAGGGCGCATTTTCGGGCTGCTCGGGCCGAACGGGGCAGGGAAGACGTCCACGATCCGGATGATCACATGCATCACGGTACCGGATGCGGGGTCGGTGACCCTGGGAGGGCAGTCTGTCGGGCCGGCCTCGCAGCGCCGGATGGGCTACCTCCCCGAAGAGCGCGGGCTGTACAAGAAGATGAAGGTGGGCGAGCAACTCGTCTATCTCGCGCAGCTGAAGGGCATGCGGCGGTCAGACGCCGAGAGAACGTGTCGCGACTGGATGGGGCGCCTCGAACTTGGAGACCAGTGGAACGCGGAGGTCGAAGCCCTCTCGAAGGGCATGCAGCAGAAGGTGCAGTTCGTAGCCACCATCGCGCACGCGCCTGATCTGCTCATCCTCGATGAGCCCTTTAGCGGCCTCGACCCGATCAATGCAGACTTGCTGCGCGACATCATCCAAGAACTCCGCGCCGACGGCCGCATCATCCTCTTTGCCTCACACCGCTTGGAACAGGTCGAGAAGCTCTGCGACGACGTGTGCCTGATCGCGCAGGGCAACGTGGTGCTCTCCGGCGCGCTGCGTGACGTAAAACGACGGTTCGGGTCGAACACCCTCACCGTGCGCTTCGACGGCCCCGACGCGTGGCTCGACGGGTTGCAGCAGCAGCGGCTGGTCACGGTCGAGTCGCGAAGCCGTGGCGCTGCCGAGATGCTGCTGGCCGGCGCTACGCCCGCACGCCAGGTCTTGGAGGCAGCGCTCAACGCTGGCGCCGACGTATCCCACTTCGAGCTACACGAGCCGCCGCTGAATGTGATCTACAAGCTGGCTGTCGAGCGGGGGGTGAGTTCGGACCTCGAGTCGATGGTGAGTCTCTAG
- a CDS encoding ABC transporter permease, translated as MSLTLIAQTEYKRRIRSKWFILTTLLAPVLLAAMFVLPIFFFVLLDEAETTPIALVDETGRLVDAVEESLGSGFEVTIADAGLPLDSLRADLLAGDVAAYVVLPAGLLAGEADAVLYNQGGGGISQQGDLRRAIRDAVEAERLRAAGLSEEVMADLDRGVGFTVRTVSEEGESADMTGASFMVGYAMGSFMFFVVYFYGLMVLRGVIEEKANRIVEVMASSVRPFDLIVGKVLGIGAIGLTQLVAWAVLILGGLFALGSLLPLFIDPATVAAAQDPEAAGQAAEALPFDVEAFGQLFSPVLFLTLGVYFLGGFVLYAALMAAVGAAVDQESDAQSLMVPLIMPLVVTPLLVLMPILNAPNAPFALGMSLVPPFAPILMVARHVVTDVPWWQHTLGIALLGATALGLLWVAARIYRTGMLMYGKKASFKELWQWARAS; from the coding sequence ATGTCCCTCACCCTGATCGCGCAAACCGAGTACAAGCGCCGCATCCGCTCGAAGTGGTTCATCCTGACCACGCTGCTCGCGCCCGTGCTGCTCGCGGCGATGTTCGTGCTCCCGATTTTCTTCTTCGTGCTGCTCGACGAGGCCGAGACGACCCCGATCGCGCTCGTAGATGAGACGGGCCGCCTCGTCGACGCTGTCGAGGAGAGTCTGGGTAGTGGCTTCGAGGTAACGATCGCCGACGCTGGCCTACCACTGGATAGCCTCCGGGCTGACTTGCTCGCCGGAGACGTTGCGGCGTACGTCGTGCTGCCCGCTGGGCTCCTCGCTGGCGAGGCCGATGCGGTGCTCTACAACCAGGGCGGCGGTGGTATCTCGCAGCAGGGTGACCTCCGACGGGCCATCCGCGACGCCGTGGAAGCGGAGCGGCTCCGGGCAGCCGGGCTTTCTGAGGAGGTCATGGCTGATCTCGACCGCGGCGTTGGATTTACAGTGCGCACGGTGAGCGAAGAAGGGGAGAGCGCCGACATGACCGGCGCGTCGTTCATGGTCGGCTATGCGATGGGCTCGTTCATGTTCTTCGTGGTCTATTTCTACGGCCTGATGGTCTTGCGTGGCGTTATCGAAGAGAAGGCCAACCGCATCGTCGAGGTGATGGCGTCGAGCGTCCGGCCGTTCGACCTGATCGTCGGCAAGGTGCTCGGGATTGGGGCAATCGGACTGACCCAGCTTGTAGCTTGGGCGGTGCTCATTCTCGGCGGCCTGTTCGCGCTCGGGAGCCTTCTGCCGCTGTTTATCGATCCGGCCACCGTGGCAGCCGCGCAGGACCCTGAGGCCGCGGGCCAGGCTGCGGAGGCGCTACCGTTCGATGTGGAGGCGTTCGGGCAGCTGTTCTCGCCCGTCCTTTTCCTCACGCTCGGTGTCTACTTCCTGGGTGGCTTTGTGCTCTACGCCGCGCTCATGGCGGCCGTCGGGGCGGCCGTCGATCAGGAGTCGGACGCACAGTCGCTGATGGTGCCGCTCATCATGCCGCTGGTCGTCACGCCGCTCTTAGTGCTGATGCCGATCCTGAACGCGCCCAACGCGCCGTTCGCGCTCGGCATGTCGCTCGTCCCGCCGTTTGCGCCGATCCTGATGGTGGCGCGCCATGTGGTCACGGACGTGCCGTGGTGGCAACACACGCTCGGCATCGCCCTCCTGGGAGCTACCGCGTTGGGGCTGCTTTGGGTTGCGGCGCGAATCTATCGCACGGGCATGCTGATGTATGGCAAGAAGGCATCGTTCAAGGAGCTGTGGCAGTGGGCGCGGGCCTCGTAG
- the rnr gene encoding ribonuclease R yields the protein MPRPLNRAALKRDLLALLRNNGTQAFRPKELAKYLSLGKGREPFRLFRDVLSELEEAGLVQKVKGNRYQHRKQRKGAFAEGTLTMHPSGYGFVNLDRTDADDDLFVRANRLRNALHGDRVRVALAAPVRGRHDRKQEAEVVEVLRRGRAHTVGTFDKMGHFAFVKADDPKQTKDIYVPKEHFNGAEQGDKVVVSIDHYEDPKGSPEGRILSVLGRPDDPGVAVLSVALAQGIRSDFPPAVEAEAQAIPVEIPMKEIARRLDLRDAMIFTIDPEDAKDFDDAISIERLDSGDFRLGVHIADVSHYVHENTELDREAFERGTSTYLVDRVIPMLPERLSNGVCSLRPHEDKLTYSCLMTVSARGKIRDWEIRETVIHSKARLTYEEAQQILDGGIQDHQVKDEVLLAGKLARTLTRKRLREGSIDFDTPEVRIVLNDAGTPIDIVRKERIEANRLIEECMLLANRCVSMEIGKVSKSKRKPFVYRIHATPNTERILALARYVKAFGYRLPVTDGTVTRKDLNDLLEHVRGTAEAAVIKVEALRSMSKAVYSTENIGHYGLGFDFYSHFTSPIRRFPDLIAHRLLKRYLAGGSAVEGEGLQIACRHLSDQERVAVDAERESKKLKQVEYAAQHLGEEYDGVVMGVTKFGVFVEIQDLLVEGLVHVRDMDDYFEYDPENYRLVGQHTRTVYRMGDSVRVKIAAADVASRKIDLVFAG from the coding sequence ATGCCCCGCCCCCTCAACCGCGCCGCGCTCAAGCGCGACCTCCTTGCCCTCCTTCGGAACAACGGCACCCAAGCCTTTCGCCCGAAGGAACTCGCGAAGTACCTCTCCCTCGGCAAGGGACGCGAGCCGTTCCGCCTCTTCCGCGACGTACTCTCGGAATTAGAGGAGGCGGGCCTCGTCCAGAAGGTTAAGGGCAACCGCTACCAGCATCGTAAGCAGCGCAAGGGGGCCTTCGCCGAAGGCACGCTCACCATGCACCCGAGCGGCTACGGCTTCGTGAACCTCGACCGCACCGACGCGGACGACGACCTCTTCGTACGCGCCAACCGGCTTCGCAATGCTTTACACGGTGATCGTGTCCGTGTGGCGCTGGCCGCCCCCGTGCGCGGGCGACACGACCGCAAGCAAGAAGCTGAGGTCGTCGAGGTGCTGCGGCGTGGGCGCGCGCACACCGTGGGCACGTTCGACAAGATGGGGCACTTTGCGTTCGTCAAGGCAGACGACCCGAAGCAGACGAAAGACATCTATGTGCCGAAGGAGCACTTCAACGGCGCCGAGCAGGGCGACAAGGTGGTCGTCTCCATCGACCACTACGAGGACCCGAAAGGCTCCCCGGAAGGCCGCATCCTGAGCGTGCTCGGCAGGCCCGACGACCCCGGCGTGGCCGTACTCTCCGTAGCGCTCGCGCAGGGCATCCGCTCTGACTTCCCCCCCGCCGTCGAGGCCGAGGCTCAGGCGATTCCCGTCGAGATTCCGATGAAGGAGATCGCCCGGCGCCTCGACCTCCGCGACGCGATGATCTTCACAATCGACCCGGAGGACGCCAAAGACTTCGACGACGCCATCTCCATCGAGCGGCTCGACAGCGGCGACTTCCGGCTCGGCGTCCACATCGCCGACGTGTCCCATTACGTCCACGAGAACACCGAACTCGACCGCGAGGCGTTCGAGCGTGGCACGTCGACCTACCTGGTGGACCGCGTCATTCCGATGCTACCGGAGCGGCTCTCCAACGGCGTCTGCTCGCTGCGCCCGCACGAGGACAAGCTGACGTATTCGTGTCTGATGACCGTCTCAGCGCGCGGTAAAATCCGCGACTGGGAGATCCGCGAAACCGTGATTCACTCGAAGGCGCGGCTGACCTACGAGGAGGCGCAGCAGATTCTCGACGGCGGCATCCAGGATCATCAGGTCAAGGACGAGGTGCTGCTCGCGGGCAAGCTCGCGCGGACGCTCACGCGAAAGCGCCTGCGGGAGGGCTCCATCGACTTCGACACGCCGGAGGTGCGGATCGTCCTCAACGACGCAGGGACGCCCATCGACATCGTTCGCAAGGAGCGCATCGAGGCCAACCGGCTCATCGAGGAGTGCATGCTGCTCGCCAACCGCTGCGTGTCGATGGAGATCGGCAAGGTGTCGAAGTCGAAGCGCAAGCCTTTTGTCTACCGTATCCACGCCACGCCGAACACGGAGCGCATCCTCGCGCTCGCGCGCTATGTGAAGGCGTTTGGCTACCGCCTCCCCGTCACGGATGGAACGGTCACGCGCAAGGACCTCAACGACCTCCTGGAACACGTCCGCGGCACGGCGGAGGCCGCCGTCATCAAGGTCGAAGCACTGCGCTCGATGTCGAAGGCGGTCTACTCGACCGAAAACATCGGGCATTACGGGCTGGGGTTCGACTTCTACAGCCACTTCACCTCGCCCATCCGGCGCTTCCCTGACCTGATCGCTCACCGGCTGCTCAAGCGCTACCTCGCGGGTGGTTCGGCCGTCGAGGGGGAGGGCCTACAGATCGCCTGCCGCCACCTCTCTGACCAGGAGCGCGTCGCCGTCGATGCCGAGCGCGAGTCGAAGAAGCTCAAGCAGGTCGAGTACGCCGCGCAGCACCTCGGCGAGGAGTACGACGGCGTCGTGATGGGCGTGACCAAGTTCGGCGTGTTCGTCGAGATCCAAGACCTACTCGTCGAGGGCCTCGTGCACGTCCGCGACATGGACGACTACTTCGAGTACGACCCCGAGAACTACCGCCTCGTTGGGCAGCACACGCGGACCGTCTATCGCATGGGCGACAGCGTCCGTGTCAAGATCGCCGCCGCCGATGTAGCGAGCCGCAAGATCGACTTGGTGTTCGCGGGGTAA